One genomic window of Conger conger chromosome 9, fConCon1.1, whole genome shotgun sequence includes the following:
- the LOC133136805 gene encoding uncharacterized protein LOC133136805 isoform X4 encodes MATRRKLTRRPGQRTGLRSQGQENYEGGATAKPDVEWETAASSSEESEKGAKGWMHPAAPTAARSTGGPDGELLALMRDFMAGQQRREENLLAEIRGLRVAKPRTDQLPRRATQPHRDGDQVQPAPNLHIAATPSTLTASSPRLNLPTPAPPRGRQETPAEASDHHFSDLDNSPDQPRSEWRHYNQPKMPQYQRGEDIENYLLRFERIAKMWKWPESEWACRLVPLLAGKALEAYTAMDEDRAHHYTDLKAALLAKFDISPETYRLQFRSTNVPPGESPTETYHRLKGLYRRWIRPGQHTKEEVGEAIILEQLLRVLPFEVRTWVKEHEPAEGLTAAKLVLQYLNARRGGPATHFTSAARRPTPQPRPARREECPD; translated from the coding sequence ATGGCTACTCGGAGGAAGCTAACCCGCCGTCCAGGACAGCGCACAGGACTTCGTTCTCAGGGGCAAGAGAACTATGAGGGGGGGGCAACCGCCAAGCCAGACGTGGAGTGGGAGACTGCGGCTTCCTCATCCGAGGAGTCTGAGAAGGGGGCCAAGGGCTGGATGCACCCAGCAGCTCCGACAGCCGCAAGGTCGACAGGTGGACCAGATGGAGAGCTACTGGCATTGATGAGGGACTTCATGGCAGGACAGCagcggagagaggagaacctgtTGGCAGAGATCCGAGGCCTAAGGGTTGCTAAACCACGGACTGACCAGTTGCCTCGGCGTGCCACCCAGCCCCATCGAGATGGTGACCAAGTACAGCCTGCTCCGAACCTGCACATCGCAGCCACCCCAAGCACACTGACGGCAAGCAGTCCCAGACTTAACCTGCCAACACCAGCACCCCCGCGTGGGCGCCAGGAGACACCAGCAGAGGCATCCGATCACCACTTTTCAGACCTGGACAACAGCCCAGACCAGCCAAGGTCAGAGTGGAGGCATTATAACCAACCAAAAATGCCACAATATCAGAGGGGCGAGGACATTGAAAACTATTTATTACGTTTCGAGCGCATTGCCAAAATGTGGAAATGGCCGGAGAGCGAGTGGGCATGCAGACTCGTTCCACTGCTGGCGGGGAAGGCATTGGAGGCCTACACTGCAATGGATGAGGACAGAGCACACCACTATACTGACCTGAAGGCAGCGCTATTGGCGAAATTTGACATCTCTCCAGAGACCTACCGGCTGCAGTTCAGATCAACGAATGTACCACCGGGCGAGAGCCCCACCGAGACCTACCACCGCCTGAAGGGCCTCTACCGACGCTGGATTCGGCCAGGGCAGCACACCAAGGAGGAGGTTGGAGAGGCCATCATCTTGGAGCAGTTACTCCGGGTACTTCCTTTTGAGGTGAGGACCTGGGTGAAGGAGCATGAGCCAGCAGAGGGACTTACAGCTGCCAAGCTGGTTCTGCAGTACCTCAACGCTCGGAGAGGAGGACCAGCTACACATTTCACCAGTGCAGCACGCCGACCAACACCCCAGCCCAGGCCTGCAAGGAGAGAGGAGTGTCCAG
- the LOC133136805 gene encoding uncharacterized protein LOC133136805 isoform X3, giving the protein MATRRKLTRRPGQRTGLRSQGQENYEGGATAKPDVEWETAASSSEESEKGAKGWMHPAAPTAARSTGGPDGELLALMRDFMAGQQRREENLLAEIRGLRVAKPRTDQLPRRATQPHRDGDQVQPAPNLHIAATPSTLTASSPRLNLPTPAPPRGRQETPAEASDHHFSDLDNSPDQPRSEWRHYNQPKMPQYQRGEDIENYLLRFERIAKMWKWPESEWACRLVPLLAGKALEAYTAMDEDRAHHYTDLKAALLAKFDISPETYRLQFRSTNVPPGESPTETYHRLKGLYRRWIRPGQHTKEEVGEAIILEQLLRVLPFEVRTWVKEHEPAEGLTAAKLVLQYLNARRGGPATHFTSAARRPTPQPRPARREECPGLPWTL; this is encoded by the exons ATGGCTACTCGGAGGAAGCTAACCCGCCGTCCAGGACAGCGCACAGGACTTCGTTCTCAGGGGCAAGAGAACTATGAGGGGGGGGCAACCGCCAAGCCAGACGTGGAGTGGGAGACTGCGGCTTCCTCATCCGAGGAGTCTGAGAAGGGGGCCAAGGGCTGGATGCACCCAGCAGCTCCGACAGCCGCAAGGTCGACAGGTGGACCAGATGGAGAGCTACTGGCATTGATGAGGGACTTCATGGCAGGACAGCagcggagagaggagaacctgtTGGCAGAGATCCGAGGCCTAAGGGTTGCTAAACCACGGACTGACCAGTTGCCTCGGCGTGCCACCCAGCCCCATCGAGATGGTGACCAAGTACAGCCTGCTCCGAACCTGCACATCGCAGCCACCCCAAGCACACTGACGGCAAGCAGTCCCAGACTTAACCTGCCAACACCAGCACCCCCGCGTGGGCGCCAGGAGACACCAGCAGAGGCATCCGATCACCACTTTTCAGACCTGGACAACAGCCCAGACCAGCCAAGGTCAGAGTGGAGGCATTATAACCAACCAAAAATGCCACAATATCAGAGGGGCGAGGACATTGAAAACTATTTATTACGTTTCGAGCGCATTGCCAAAATGTGGAAATGGCCGGAGAGCGAGTGGGCATGCAGACTCGTTCCACTGCTGGCGGGGAAGGCATTGGAGGCCTACACTGCAATGGATGAGGACAGAGCACACCACTATACTGACCTGAAGGCAGCGCTATTGGCGAAATTTGACATCTCTCCAGAGACCTACCGGCTGCAGTTCAGATCAACGAATGTACCACCGGGCGAGAGCCCCACCGAGACCTACCACCGCCTGAAGGGCCTCTACCGACGCTGGATTCGGCCAGGGCAGCACACCAAGGAGGAGGTTGGAGAGGCCATCATCTTGGAGCAGTTACTCCGGGTACTTCCTTTTGAGGTGAGGACCTGGGTGAAGGAGCATGAGCCAGCAGAGGGACTTACAGCTGCCAAGCTGGTTCTGCAGTACCTCAACGCTCGGAGAGGAGGACCAGCTACACATTTCACCAGTGCAGCACGCCGACCAACACCCCAGCCCAGGCCTGCAAGGAGAGAGGAGTGTCCAG GATTGCCATGGACATTGTAG
- the LOC133136805 gene encoding uncharacterized protein LOC133136805 isoform X1: MATRRKLTRRPGQRTGLRSQGQENYEGGATAKPDVEWETAASSSEESEKGAKGWMHPAAPTAARSTGGPDGELLALMRDFMAGQQRREENLLAEIRGLRVAKPRTDQLPRRATQPHRDGDQVQPAPNLHIAATPSTLTASSPRLNLPTPAPPRGRQETPAEASDHHFSDLDNSPDQPRSEWRHYNQPKMPQYQRGEDIENYLLRFERIAKMWKWPESEWACRLVPLLAGKALEAYTAMDEDRAHHYTDLKAALLAKFDISPETYRLQFRSTNVPPGESPTETYHRLKGLYRRWIRPGQHTKEEVGEAIILEQLLRVLPFEVRTWVKEHEPAEGLTAAKLVLQYLNARRGGPATHFTSAARRPTPQPRPARREECPGNISTAPNQQTSGLPWTL, encoded by the exons ATGGCTACTCGGAGGAAGCTAACCCGCCGTCCAGGACAGCGCACAGGACTTCGTTCTCAGGGGCAAGAGAACTATGAGGGGGGGGCAACCGCCAAGCCAGACGTGGAGTGGGAGACTGCGGCTTCCTCATCCGAGGAGTCTGAGAAGGGGGCCAAGGGCTGGATGCACCCAGCAGCTCCGACAGCCGCAAGGTCGACAGGTGGACCAGATGGAGAGCTACTGGCATTGATGAGGGACTTCATGGCAGGACAGCagcggagagaggagaacctgtTGGCAGAGATCCGAGGCCTAAGGGTTGCTAAACCACGGACTGACCAGTTGCCTCGGCGTGCCACCCAGCCCCATCGAGATGGTGACCAAGTACAGCCTGCTCCGAACCTGCACATCGCAGCCACCCCAAGCACACTGACGGCAAGCAGTCCCAGACTTAACCTGCCAACACCAGCACCCCCGCGTGGGCGCCAGGAGACACCAGCAGAGGCATCCGATCACCACTTTTCAGACCTGGACAACAGCCCAGACCAGCCAAGGTCAGAGTGGAGGCATTATAACCAACCAAAAATGCCACAATATCAGAGGGGCGAGGACATTGAAAACTATTTATTACGTTTCGAGCGCATTGCCAAAATGTGGAAATGGCCGGAGAGCGAGTGGGCATGCAGACTCGTTCCACTGCTGGCGGGGAAGGCATTGGAGGCCTACACTGCAATGGATGAGGACAGAGCACACCACTATACTGACCTGAAGGCAGCGCTATTGGCGAAATTTGACATCTCTCCAGAGACCTACCGGCTGCAGTTCAGATCAACGAATGTACCACCGGGCGAGAGCCCCACCGAGACCTACCACCGCCTGAAGGGCCTCTACCGACGCTGGATTCGGCCAGGGCAGCACACCAAGGAGGAGGTTGGAGAGGCCATCATCTTGGAGCAGTTACTCCGGGTACTTCCTTTTGAGGTGAGGACCTGGGTGAAGGAGCATGAGCCAGCAGAGGGACTTACAGCTGCCAAGCTGGTTCTGCAGTACCTCAACGCTCGGAGAGGAGGACCAGCTACACATTTCACCAGTGCAGCACGCCGACCAACACCCCAGCCCAGGCCTGCAAGGAGAGAGGAGTGTCCAGGTAACATCAGTACTGCCCCAAACCAACAAACATCTG GATTGCCATGGACATTGTAG
- the LOC133136805 gene encoding uncharacterized protein LOC133136805 isoform X2 — protein MATRRKLTRRPGQRTGLRSQGQENYEGGATAKPDVEWETAASSSEESEKGAKGWMHPAAPTAARSTGGPDGELLALMRDFMAGQQRREENLLAEIRGLRVAKPRTDQLPRRATQPHRDGDQVQPAPNLHIAATPSTLTASSPRLNLPTPAPPRGRQETPAEASDHHFSDLDNSPDQPRSEWRHYNQPKMPQYQRGEDIENYLLRFERIAKMWKWPESEWACRLVPLLAGKALEAYTAMDEDRAHHYTDLKAALLAKFDISPETYRLQFRSTNVPPGESPTETYHRLKGLYRRWIRPGQHTKEEVGEAIILEQLLRVLPFEVRTWVKEHEPAEGLTAAKLVLQYLNARRGGPATHFTSAARRPTPQPRPARREECPGNISTAPNQQTSD, from the coding sequence ATGGCTACTCGGAGGAAGCTAACCCGCCGTCCAGGACAGCGCACAGGACTTCGTTCTCAGGGGCAAGAGAACTATGAGGGGGGGGCAACCGCCAAGCCAGACGTGGAGTGGGAGACTGCGGCTTCCTCATCCGAGGAGTCTGAGAAGGGGGCCAAGGGCTGGATGCACCCAGCAGCTCCGACAGCCGCAAGGTCGACAGGTGGACCAGATGGAGAGCTACTGGCATTGATGAGGGACTTCATGGCAGGACAGCagcggagagaggagaacctgtTGGCAGAGATCCGAGGCCTAAGGGTTGCTAAACCACGGACTGACCAGTTGCCTCGGCGTGCCACCCAGCCCCATCGAGATGGTGACCAAGTACAGCCTGCTCCGAACCTGCACATCGCAGCCACCCCAAGCACACTGACGGCAAGCAGTCCCAGACTTAACCTGCCAACACCAGCACCCCCGCGTGGGCGCCAGGAGACACCAGCAGAGGCATCCGATCACCACTTTTCAGACCTGGACAACAGCCCAGACCAGCCAAGGTCAGAGTGGAGGCATTATAACCAACCAAAAATGCCACAATATCAGAGGGGCGAGGACATTGAAAACTATTTATTACGTTTCGAGCGCATTGCCAAAATGTGGAAATGGCCGGAGAGCGAGTGGGCATGCAGACTCGTTCCACTGCTGGCGGGGAAGGCATTGGAGGCCTACACTGCAATGGATGAGGACAGAGCACACCACTATACTGACCTGAAGGCAGCGCTATTGGCGAAATTTGACATCTCTCCAGAGACCTACCGGCTGCAGTTCAGATCAACGAATGTACCACCGGGCGAGAGCCCCACCGAGACCTACCACCGCCTGAAGGGCCTCTACCGACGCTGGATTCGGCCAGGGCAGCACACCAAGGAGGAGGTTGGAGAGGCCATCATCTTGGAGCAGTTACTCCGGGTACTTCCTTTTGAGGTGAGGACCTGGGTGAAGGAGCATGAGCCAGCAGAGGGACTTACAGCTGCCAAGCTGGTTCTGCAGTACCTCAACGCTCGGAGAGGAGGACCAGCTACACATTTCACCAGTGCAGCACGCCGACCAACACCCCAGCCCAGGCCTGCAAGGAGAGAGGAGTGTCCAGGTAACATCAGTACTGCCCCAAACCAACAAACATCTG